The bacterium genome window below encodes:
- a CDS encoding Rieske 2Fe-2S domain-containing protein has product MGTPKPLKIVEASGLKEGRTVKFIIQRPDRETEAFVFRKNGKILAYLNLCRHWTVGLDFDDNEFFSPDGEWLVCKNHGAIYHPQTGRCESGPCGGASLYPVPIIEKDGFLFADVGKIDWGDA; this is encoded by the coding sequence ATGGGGACCCCGAAACCACTGAAGATCGTTGAGGCCTCGGGCTTAAAAGAGGGAAGGACCGTCAAGTTCATCATCCAACGTCCCGATCGTGAGACGGAAGCGTTTGTTTTCCGCAAGAACGGGAAAATCCTCGCCTACCTGAACCTTTGCCGGCACTGGACGGTAGGACTTGATTTCGACGATAACGAGTTCTTTTCACCGGACGGGGAATGGCTGGTTTGTAAGAACCATGGGGCGATTTACCATCCCCAAACCGGCCGCTGCGAGAGCGGGCCTTGCGGGGGGGCCAGCCTATATCCGGTCCCCATCATCGAAAAGGATGGCTTCCTTTTCGCCGATG